The following coding sequences are from one Lolium rigidum isolate FL_2022 chromosome 6, APGP_CSIRO_Lrig_0.1, whole genome shotgun sequence window:
- the LOC124663498 gene encoding protein ALP1-like translates to MDQQSLERIRKRKRDDDDELFFSILPALYLYLKNTEKTKRHSSITYGRRKVRRLLNGHLKDCLTAFRMEPEIFRWIASYLRTEGLISDSDTIKVEEKLAFFLYMLSHNASYEDLQVAFQHSASTFHDYINEFFDVVPILASRFLRPRHIDGPHSKIANDDRFFPYFENCLGAIDGSHVPVTRSPQLQAPWRNRKGSLSQNLMLACDFDLNVTFISCGWEGSATDARVLSSALLNGFNVPNGKFYLVDGGYANTQHFLAPYRGVRYHLKEWGHGHHAPQNHMELFNYRHAVARNHIERLIGILKKRFPILNVGTFHSITNQVKIPAAAAVFHNIIKLQDGDEEWLEDQEDNIDPAVFVDLPNGDGENIQENQLHENHVLGNQLRDHIAFQMWNDYIA, encoded by the exons ATGGATCAACAAAGCCTAGAACGGattaggaagaggaagagggatgatgatgatgagctaTTCTTCTCCATTCTACCAGCACTGTACCTCTACCTGAAAAATACAGAAAAGACTAAACGTCATTCCTCCATCACTTATGGCAGAAGGAAAGTTAGGAGACTTCTTAATGGTCATCTTAAAGATTGCTTGACTGCTTTTAGGATGGAACCAGAAATCTTTAGATGGATTGCATCTTATCTTAGAACTGAAGGTCTTATATCAGATAGCGACACCATAAAGGTCGAAGAAAAGTTGGCCTTTTTCCTGTATATGCTATCACACAACGCATCGTATGAGGATCTACAGGTGGCGTTTCAGCATAGCGCCTCAACATTCCATGATTACATCAACGAGTTTTTTGATGTTGTTCCCATCCTAGCAAGTCGTTTTCTGAGGCCTCGACACATTGACGGGCCACATTCCAAAATCGCAAATGATGACCGCTTCTTCCCATATTTTGAG AATTGTTTAGGTGCCATAGACGGGTCACATGTTCCTGTCACTAGGTCTCCTCAACTTCAAGCTCCGTGGAGGAATAGGAAAGGGTCACTAAGCCAGAATCTTATGCTAGCCTGTGATTTTGACCTGAATGTGACATTCATATCGTGTGGATGGGAAGGTTCCGCTACTGACGCCCGTGTACTTAGTTCTGCGCTACTCAATGGTTTTAATGTACCAAATGGAAAATTTTATTTAGTGGATGGCGGTTACGCAAACACCCAGCACTTCCTTGCACCATACAGAGGTGTAAGGTATCATTTGAAAGAGTGGGGCCATGGTCACCATGCGCCGCAGAACCATATGGAGTTATTTAATTACCGACATGCCGTTGCAAGAAATCACATTGAAAGGCTTATAGGAATTCTGAAGAAACGGTTCCCAATCCTAAATGTTGGTACTTTCCATTCTATAACAAATCAAGTGAAGATCCCAGCTGCTGCAGCGGTGTTCCATAATATAATAAAATTGCAAGATGGAGATGAAGAGTGGCTTGAGGATCAAGAGGATAACATAGACCCTGCTGTGTTTGTGGATCTGCCAAATGGTGATGGAGAAAATATCCAAGAAAACCAGCTCCACGAGAACCATGTGCTAGGCAATCAATTGAGAGATCACATTGCTTTTCAAATGTGGAATGACTACATTGCCTAA